Within Acidobacteriota bacterium, the genomic segment CCGCTGCGGTCCACCGCGTTGAGAAACTCGAGCGAGAAGTTGTCCAGCCGCACGCCCATCTCGCGCACGCGGTTCAAGAATTGATTGTAGGCGATCACCGCCGGAACGGCCACGAACAAACCCGCCGCCGTGGTGATCAACGCTTCGGCGATGCCCGGACCCACCGCGCGTATGCTGGCCGCGCCCGCATTCCCCAGCCCGAGGAACGCTCCCATGATGCCCCAGACCGTGCCAAACAGTCCAACGAAAGGAGCCACCGCGCCTGCCGTCGCCAGCCAGTTCAAGTTCTGCTCGAGCTCGCTCAGTTGCTGCGCCGCGGCGATCTGCAAGGCTCGCGTTACCGAGGCCGGATTGCGCACCGGCCCGCCGGTGTCCTTCGACTGCGACATGGCCTCATGGAATCCCGCCTCGAAGACTGCCTTCAGCGGATGCGGCGGAAAGTTGTCGAGCAGCACGTTAAAATCGGCCATGGTGCGCGCCTTGCGAAACGCGCTCAGAAATTTCTCGCCCTGCGTTCGCAGCGAGCCGAAGCGCTGCCACTTCACATAAATGATGGCCCAGGAAAG encodes:
- a CDS encoding flagellar motor protein MotA, producing the protein MPSEAAAPIQGSVFDLLVQTGPVAKFVLLVLLGFSVLSWAIIYVKWQRFGSLRTQGEKFLSAFRKARTMADFNVLLDNFPPHPLKAVFEAGFHEAMSQSKDTGGPVRNPASVTRALQIAAAQQLSELEQNLNWLATAGAVAPFVGLFGTVWGIMGAFLGLGNAGAASIRAVGPGIAEALITTAAGLFVAVPAVIAYNQFLNRVREMGVRLDNFSLEFLNAVDRSGS